The Vespula vulgaris chromosome 10, iyVesVulg1.1, whole genome shotgun sequence nucleotide sequence TCCCCTTCCATTTTGAAAACAGGTATTTAAGATCCATCACCGTACGAACTTGGTGTATTTGCGAAAACGTTACATTTACTTGCTGATCTTGCTCTCTTGCtcgatcattttattctttttttttttttcaatttcgtcAAGTACCGTCTCTTCCTCCATGTTTATCATATcgtaaattaaagaaaaaatctgaCAATtggtatgtatttattttatattcgtttttctacaaatataaaaaaataattagatagcGTTAACTAAATCatggattattttatatacgagtTAATATTTACGAAGATATCtatttattgttgttgttgttgttggtgtTGTGATGATTTGTTTCTTGAATTTGAGTGTATAACttgaattttaaatagaaataatgtaTCGTAATTACGTTAGGTGTGCATTTACGTTTTAGGAtctcttaattttctttttttttccagtaaaattatttacaccAGAAaacttaaagaaaataatcactCTGTAGATGTATACATTTTCCACGACATTTCAGTGTCCTTTAACGATCGAATGAATTTCTTGTATTCTCTGCTTATATGATCTTAGTGGTTTGAAACTTTTTTCAATATTGAAAGACATTCtacatcattttttattttttaatcatcgttCTTCCATCAGTGATTTTCCAATGAGCTAAACAAACCCCCTAAAGAATCGTTCACAACGGCCATACAGTCATGGCGTCGATGTTgtgaaaaatttgttgatataTAAGATGACTATATCGAAAAGTGACAATAGCTTCAGCTTTCTGATGTaagtagttaaaaaaaaaaaaaagaaaaagaaggtggAATATCTTAGAATCGCGTTTTCCAAATTATATCTCAGGAAAAGTCAATAAGTGTTccatgaaaattaatattttatttacatagtTTGAGaatgtatatttgtttcattttcttaactcttatatttacttgcttaatttatttattattgttattaacatttgtttattctataaaataatcgttctGTTAAAATTTTAGGATTTGTGAAGTGTTTTGCCATAAGAAAAATTTGgtaaaaatcatatatttttatttacatttcttgaatatataaattttatcattttcttatttctgttCATTACttagattaaatttaaaaattatcaatatcTTTATATCAATTCCAACATGAAAtagttaatttatatatgatttatatacgacaaatttatatgtatatatgttttagcttcctatttttatctaaaagtcagagaataaaaaatggaacATGATATTCCTTCTTCACAAGCATCTACAACTATCCCCCGTGTAAATACGTCATGTGTAGAAGAGGTTCCAATATGTAATTGTATCGAAGACTGGAACAATGTAACTAGATCTTATATTTacaattgaaattttcttgttttatatatatatatatatatatatatatatatacatataatttattacatgaGGTAACTGATTTATTTATAggagaattttgaaaattatgacCTAAAGCAGAATACAAGAAATAGATTAGTTTTACGAACTGTAAAAAATGTGTCAAAAGCAAGGAGAAAAAGACTCAGACAACAAGAACGGTTACAATTTTGtaaagtaattataatagaattatactaatgaattatattttcaaatgaaatttatctaAGACTATGAATGTAttgctatatgtatataattttatatatattattaatttttgcaggatgaatttttatttgtacgaAACATAGAAAAActaagaacaaaaaatgattcCAGAAATGTAACTGATATTGGATTACCTATACATGAGCATTTAAATTTATCTGAGGTACTGTAatcatatgtatttaatattatactgtATAATGtgtattaagaaaatttttacaaagagCACAAacttattaaatatgtttttcagataagagaaaaatttcaagaattGAACATTTCCcattgaaaaggaaagatattgattaatttataaaataacgaacaagttataaaaatatgattataattccgacgtataatatatgtaaatatttaattatgatttcttctgtaaatttatattgtataataaaaatatttctaataaaatgtaagatacacacatataattatatacattattttttgtatgaatcatacaaaaaaaaatcgaaatctagtttacaaagaatatttattaattatgtttctCTGTTAATTCTGCTAATAATGTACAAGATTCTTCTTTATGATGTTGCTTTATATGATTTCGTAAGTATCTTTTTTGCCCGAATTTCATACCACAACCTTTACAATTAAATGGTTTTTCTTGATTATGAGTTGCATGATGTCGCATGACCTCTCCTTTAACTGGAAAAGACTTACCACAAATTTCGCATGAAAACGCTTTTACACCTGTATGAGTTGTTTCATGATTATTCAATCGTTGTCTACTTCTAAAGTATTTACCGCAATATGAACATTTATGAGGCTTATAATTAGTATGTACACGATTGTGaatgtatatagaatttaaagTACGAAATGTTTTGGGACAGTGTTTACAAGCATATGGCCGTTCTCCTGTATGTATTCTTCTGTGATCATCTTTTGCACCTTTATTAGCAAATGCTCTACCACAAATGTCACatggatatttttttaaaccttCATGAACATCTCTGATATGACGTGCTAAGTCTTGTTCAATACGATAACATTTTCCACACAATTCACATTTACATGGACGTTTCCCAGAATGTACTCTCATATGACGCAAAAAGCCACGTTTTGTGAATATAacttttttacataattcaCATTTGTATGAAATacgattgttaataatttgCTTTGCTTTATGTATTAACTCTGCTTCATCACGATTTTGTGCTTGGATTAATTCATCGTGTAAAACtacatgtttttttaattcacttttcttcttataactTCTATTACATAAGTGACAAGTAAACAATAATTGCTCATTGCAAGACACTTCTGTATtcacctcttcctctttttgtaCTTCGCCGTTATTGGATTCTTCCATCAATGCAATTTGATTTTCTACTTGCGTATGTTTGGAAACAACATATGTGGTATTATAGTGAGTAGTTAAGTGTTCTTCAAAAGCTTTGTTTGATCCATTATATGCTAATTTGCAATGAGAACAATAATACATTCCAGCACTGTGTTGTGCATTCATATGATTTATAAGACATTTAATATCTGTGAATACTATTTCGCACTGAACACATTGAAGATATTgtaatctttctatttttgagTCTTCTAATTGGATTGTGGAAATCTGAATAATACTGTTATCATCTGGTTGccatctaaaaaaagaaatgtattttttactgacgtaaaaataatacattattttatatatatttatcaagaattaatgaattaattacgtaaaataattcaaacatTAGTAAGATAATGTAACAAGTGAACGTGCAGAATgccttttatttaataaattatattttttgttttacattatttaatattgaacATACCTGTATTAATTAGATGTACatcaaaaatttattccacatttaaaaattgatcattattataaaaatgctGATATGTGATTCCATAGATAAGTAATTTCAtgtaaattaatgtaattactatttttaaaatatcctTTGTCATACTTATGAAATTcattaaatgttataaataactGACAAagaacgaataatattttcaattctgATTgctgatataatttttattttattttgcatggcttcttattttaactttatagaaaaataattttcttgttaatttattttgaacaTCTTACAACACTATTTTACACATGCACAGAAGGATGAATTAACTATGGATTTATAGATTccatagaatttttataactaAGTTTTCTATGattaactaataaataaataatttcgtttttggTGGAAGATAGGATTATGATCTCAGCATTGCCATGGTTTGTcatcaaaataaattactttatacTATATCGCAAACGTATGCGACTTTTCACCTGTATATTTACTAATATATACCATTAATTATGATTCAGTTTTATAATTTCTGTTACAATAAGAAGAtgtaaatgagaaaatattcaaatgagTATTTCAAATGAGCTTATAAGCGAATAATGATGACTCTTGTTTGAATGTTTTTCCACTAAGattgcatacatacgtatatgtttaCTAGTGCAAGTatgtttatcattatttacatTAAGTTCTGTTGAATATTTGCGTTCGCATATGTCACATGAGAAATTTGTTATGTCTAAATAAGCCTCTCATAGAGATATCTTGGTTTACGCGAGACTGTTTTTCGCAGATGTGTTATCTAGATGGAAATTCACcagtatgtatttatacgtgCCATAAAAACTTATATGGAGAATGAAGTTTTTTCACAGATAGTAaacttgttcttctttttcaaaaatttgttatattattctatgaCATGTAATTCAaaatagtttctttctttttattatatatttgcaatACGTACAAGGATAAGAATtagaccttttttttttatttgccatATTTGTtgcaacattttctttctgtaGCTTCACttagatttcattttatcaatttctctataagttttttttatcgattacgttatatataattcggtagagtttttttccattgatatcttcttattttcttatttgattgtttatatataagtcATCTATTTGTATGATTTctaagagaaaattatattttctcttaaaagAAACGTTTACACGATTTTTACAGGTATATTACTTCTTTGCAGATAGAGTACAAGTTTACATTGACACAATATTACTTTTTGTACCACTTTGAAGTGAGGatgtttttgttcttgttaTATCTGAATTATGTAAATTAGGAGGCAAATTATATAGTttgttatatatgttattgtgcgataagtttattttttcattttcatacgACACACTCTCTACctttattttatcatcatcTTCAGTTgtaataaagttataattttcttccttgATTTCAAAGAATGTATTTAGAAAATCCATTTTTGCATGTTGCTAAAGCAGCAGTATGAGTTGCACAGTATGCCGCAAAGGTTTCCTTCATTGTTGAGAACCATACCTGGAAACATAATAAACGTAGCAGATTTGAATGATTCCTTGACACTAGAATGTCAAAAAATTATCTGTGTAGAGGTAAATTGCAGTGCATAAGTTAGCCCATTTGTAGTAAGTCGACATGTCTGCTTTTAAtgtgattatttaaataacgcTTTTGACGGAAAGCCAACCCACATTTAACACAAACAAATGGCTTAGTTTCAGAGTGAACAAGCTTGTGCCTAACTAGTTCGGATTTCACTCTAAATCGTTTTGAGCATATATCACATCcataattcttttctcctgTGTGTGTGGTTACATGAGCTAACATTTCTTGACGTctacgaaattttttattgcagTAAGTGCATGGATGTGGAAACTCATTTGTATGTAATTTGCTATGAATATAAAGTGAAGCTTTTGACTTAAATGTTTTACCACAGGAGTCACAAATGTAAGGTCTTTCTCCTGTGTGCGTACGACGATGATCATCTCTTGTAGCTTTTGATGCAAATGATTTGCCACAAATATCGcacataaaatttttaagcTTTGCGTGTACATCTTTTAAGTGTCTCGAAAGTCCACCAGAATCACGAAATTGTTTTCCACATACATGGCAAGTAAATGGTCTTTCATCTTTATGTATCCTCATGTGCCTTAAATAcgaatcttttaatttaaaaaattttccacATTCAATACATTGATATGATTCTTGTGtatcagaaaaatttttttgtttctttatgtGCTCATTAGAGTCTTTAGTATCACTTAAGGAAGTTTTACACATCTTTGTTTTCTGCGGTTCATTATTTACATTTGGAAGAAATGCTACCATACATGTATTTTGTTCTCGATCTAGTATTTTGGCattattttgtttgtattCTTCACACATTtctcctttaacttccgtatCATTATTTTGCTGTAGATCAGCTATCGAAGAATGTTCGAGTGTTGTATCCATTACAGCAATCCAAATAGAACCACAATCTCCACCCATATTAGATTTCTTTTGCTGTAGCTggcatctttttttatatggcTTCCAAAATATATTGTGCATTTCAAGGAACATTTTAAATGGTGTCCGGTTGCTACTGGACCTGGAAAATAGTCGAGGCTTGACTCCAGATTTGTAGGTATATTTGAAGAATGCAGAAGGTGGGCATTTTTTAACCCCGTTATCATGGCACATGAAGAGTTTTTTCAATATGAGTAAAGTCAAGCTTCTGTCATATccaaaatgtttattttttcataaaacattttcacttcctttttctattttaatattttgatgTGGGTAATAACACTGATAAATGTTTATGTAGGAAGCATCGAtgttattatatcgtattaatgtaattttagTTGATACTATAACTATGTTAGTGTTTAAGGCATTTTACCTGCACGTTCAATTAATTctactatattatttatataataattatttcaatatttataatatataattagtatcttgtaagaaatataaaaaactaagTAATTTCTAAAGTagatttgtaaaagaaaaaaatatacgtgtaTTGCAGAAAGGAATTTTTTGAATTGTAATGAAGAATTATTACCTGCTTGAATCATTAGCAGCTTCCTTTTCATATGCCTCACTTTTAACTTCATTTTCTTGACTGGgctataatattacatatatgacttaatacaatattcaagctaataaaaatagataaaagtttttaaattatacttacAAAAACTTTTTCTGTACCATGAGATATATTAGTTTCTGGTAGAGTTTCTGATTCATCTGTTGACTGTGGTTGAAAGtactaaataaaattattaaatatttttttaataatttatacttaatgtatatttatattaactattcttcttcttttttttgctaacaagataattaaaataacaatttgttCGAATAGGAATTTTCATATGATATGctttcaaaaaattttacCTGTTTGTTTTGAGATGAGGTTTGTATCTCAAGTAATCGACGTTCTGCATTTAAACATCCTTCAGCTAATTCATGCCATGCTAATAATGTAGCTGCACAATGGTAACATAATTGCAAAGGTAATGTGTCATTCTCAgaaatctataatataatatagttaatatagatattagcagataatttaacattatgtatatatatatatatatagagagagagagagagagatacctACATGTATaggtaaatatttatgtattttgttACACAGTGCATGTTCCATGCCTTCTCCTTCAAATATTGGAATTAAATGATCATTTACATTAGCACAAATTCTACATAATCCTGACCACGATACTTTTTCTAGAGATTCATTTAGATTACACACTGTATCTTCATTTGTAACATCTATATTTCTGTGATGTTCATTTTCAACATCTGttactaaaaaaaattcttcctcCTCAGGCTCCAATTCATTATGTTGATTTTGATtaactatattttttactgTCTGAAGCAAAACCGAATCATCTCCACAAGTATCTAATATAACTGAACTCCCAGTCTCCATtgaatctattaaaaaaaaaaaaaaagtaagtaaacgagtgaataaataaatcaaaaagaaaacaaaaagaataagaaaaaagatcaaatttcTTAACGTACaacaatacaaaattatattgtacGTTAGATTGTacgttatattatacatacttacacGTTAATAAGagtaaatccttttttttatttatatccgtATATCACCaacaatgaaaagaatatttcacaaataaattacgaatataaaatcattgtatatattttataaatatatcgaaaaatgtaataatttgtGAAGAGGCAAAATTTATACAGAAACTCTAAGGGGTGCGCTAATATCACTGCCACCCGCGCTCTCTaatggatatatttatataaaattgataaaatgcTATCGTTACATatgatatttaagaaaataaaaataaaaataaataaaaaagttatatattatagtaaaatTTTGCAATCATTTGTATATGTTgtactataaatattaattttattgaacgaagtttttattgtatctttaaatatttattttttgcaatttttaattttactataCACAGTTTAGTTTCTAAGCAGGAACTTATTAATTTTCGTAGTTGGTTAACCTGTACAACTAACTAAAGTAAACTTTAAATTTACCTCGTAGCtgtaaattagaataattgctAGTAAACATAGAGATATAGTAATGTATAAAAACAACATTAAGATTGTTGTAATTTATGtgataaaattacaaaactaGAAAATGgcagaaaataatgaaaagttaCGACGTTCCACtagaataaaattacttaGTAAACCTGAAGAAATTGAAACGATTAAACGtacgtatttttgtatatttttatttttttataatttatttaaaattttgtgtactaaaaagttatataaaagttaCAATTACGTAAGTATTAAAgataaatgttaaaattattctatttaattaaatgttgaaattatatgtaaataaatattatttgtttaaaaattattatagaaaatcctcaaaataaattcaaaattaattctacaacaaaagaaaaaaatctcgatctttcttttaaagaagaaatagaagaagagatcAAAGATATTGATAAGGATATACAAAAACCAATTGGTAAGTATAATAGAAAGTATTATCCATagttttattgtatataattgaattatttgttgttttccttttttctctttagaattatttagtgaaaatgatattagtggtaaaaatatatatcaattcgaaacacttaaaaaaaataccatGGTACAAAAAGCATATTTGTCCCGTAAATCATTTGATATGCAAAAGTCTCCGATATCCCAAGTTGAAGCTAGTGAAGAtactgatataaaaaataatactattaacaaatcaattaatagaagaaaaagtccTTCTCAGAAaggtattacatatattttttgatgttattattctaatgtgattatttcattttttaatatttttatcaaaatgttttaaaataatttaagaatttatttattagagatATTTTCAAGCGATAGCGAGAGTGTATCTGAAGAAAGTGAATTTGTACCTTCGGAAAATGAAACGGATATAGAGTCAGAGCATGAAAGTAGTGATTATTCTAATTCaagtaataatatagattttaccaaacaatttaatttaaaaactaGATTATGTAAATCCAATCTACAATCTAAGATAATAAGTACTCCAAGAAGATCACAGGCTAAATATAAAACTCCTTGCAAAGATTATGTGAGTATGGAAATGAATTTACTTTATAATctatttaatacaaattatatttaagaataCAATTTGTTATAGCATATAAAAACTGATGAATATTTTGAGAATCAATCACAAAGAGCCGTTACATCAAATCATACGCTTGCTCGTCTTCGTAATTCCCAATTTAGCAgagataaattacaaaaattattagcaAATCAGAATCATATCACGAAAGAACACAAAAATCTTATCTATTCTCTTACAGAAGATCATTGTGAATTCTTTTCTATGTGGTACTTCATTATGGAGtaagttttataaattagtaaaaaaatattgttttctttttgaataatAGGTTAagatgatatttaaatttcagaGAAGGATATACTTTGTTGTTGCATGGTCTGggatcaaaaagaaatttaattaacgattttcATAACCAATTTATTTCTGAACATCCAACTTTAGTAATCGATGGTTTTTTTCCTAGTTTAACAATAAAAGATGTAAGTTACTGAAGTTACGAAGATGTACATTTACTTGTcctacaataatattatattatataaatttgtattgtttaaaaaaaaaatgtaatttcagATTCTTGATggtataataatagatattctGGGATTGAGTGTGCCAACTGGTACAACAGAATCTATTGAACTCATTAgcaaaatattaaagaagaatccaaaggatcgattatatttattaattcataatataGATGGTATAATGTTGCGCTCTAACAAAGCACAGGATGCGCTTTCAACTCTTGCTAGAATACCAAACCTTTGTATAATGGCATCTATTGATCATATAAATGCACCACTTTGTAagtaatatgaattatattaataatttatttcttttgagaatagaaatttaattatattcatttgacTCAGTATGGGATCATATGAAGCATTcaaagtataatttttattggtgGGATGCTACAACGCTTTTGCCATATGAAGCAGAGACTTCGTATGAAAGTTCTCTGTTAATACAACACAGCGGAGCTCTTGCTTTATCATCCCTTCAGAACGTATTCCTCTCTTTGACATCAAATGCTCGAGCTATATATAAACTCTTAATACAGTATCAGTTGGATAATAGTAATACTAGTGATTTTTCAggtaattatttgtatatatacattgaattgaatacattataaaaaaaaaaatttcttttttaaacattttaacTTTTTGGTACATTGTTTATTTAGGAATGGCATTTAAggatttatatcgaatatcaCGAGAAGGTTTTCTTGTGAGTACTGATTTAGCTCTGAGAGCACAATTAACAGAATTCATAGATCATAAATTAGTACGAACGAAACGTAACAAGGATGGTACAGAATGTCTAATAATTCcacttaataataatttgttgaaaCAATTCCTTGAGCAACATGAAAactaatgtatattatacatatttatttttatatattaagctaaagtaaatataattttataatattttacacgatatttttaaagataagagataaataaaagaatataaacaaatattattatgatataaacaaatcgattaatacttttttcattttgatttttaacaacatcaaaaaaaaaaagataaatctaACGAGCTCTGTCGGTAACGTTGTGcgcgataagaaaataataaagatagcCCCCTCCAATGGAattgtaaacaaaaatttccATACTCGTTAGATCTATATTGTACTTTATCTGTGGTATGATATGAAAATAGTACGAGGGCTCTAGAGTACTCAAGAATAAGCCGAAAATAATGATTGTCGTTAACTCTAATTAATATCTTCTCTATGTTACAAGGATGTTAATTACGGTAGAAATTTCAAACACGTTTTCGGTAAGGACTGACGGTAGTGAATGGCGGCGCCAGTTGTATTATCGCTTGCTCAGATCATTCTTACATACAAGTGTGAGCATAGCGGGATGACCGGGAACGCATATTATCTGCAGGCTGGATGAAATGTCAGACCTGTTCGGGGGCGGGTGGATACATGGATTGGTGAGAGGTTAAGCAGACCGACAAATTCAAACTTTTTGTGATTTTGGTAAGTACGAATACAATCATATAACactattcaattatttatatttttcaggcgaattattttattcgaaatacttacatatacgtGTCGTTACTTTAATTGAGAAcaatttattcgtataaatttttttctattaatagtATAAAACTTATTTGTAGATAGATTCACGATTTCATTtgtatgataatatttctttaactcTCGATCGTGTATTTGATTTCTTTGTATAACTAATCATACAGAAACCGGTTGTATTTGAGATTTCGTCGCGCTGCCAATTAcgcattaatattataaacaaaacagGTTGACCTTCTAACGATAAGTCAAACGACCTTGACtttcttaaataatacgaaCACGCTGTTAACAGCAATAACTGAATAAACGGTTGCTAGGCTAGGTTTAtgaataagtatgtatatgataGCTCATAGATATTTTTGAGATATCTACAAACGAATTAAATGTGTTACAGC carries:
- the LOC127066829 gene encoding zinc finger protein 480-like isoform X2; translated protein: METGSSVILDTCGDDSVLLQTVKNIVNQNQHNELEPEEEEFFLVTDVENEHHRNIDVTNEDTVCNLNESLEKVSWSGLCRICANVNDHLIPIFEGEGMEHALCNKIHKYLPIHISENDTLPLQLCYHCAATLLAWHELAEGCLNAERRLLEIQTSSQNKQYFQPQSTDESETLPETNISHGTEKVFPSQENEVKSEAYEKEAANDSSRSSSNRTPFKMFLEMHNIFWKPYKKRCQLQQKKSNMGGDCGSIWIAVMDTTLEHSSIADLQQNNDTEVKGEMCEEYKQNNAKILDREQNTCMVAFLPNVNNEPQKTKMCKTSLSDTKDSNEHIKKQKNFSDTQESYQCIECGKFFKLKDSYLRHMRIHKDERPFTCHVCGKQFRDSGGLSRHLKDVHAKLKNFMCDICGKSFASKATRDDHRRTHTGERPYICDSCGKTFKSKASLYIHSKLHTNEFPHPCTYCNKKFRRRQEMLAHVTTHTGEKNYGCDICSKRFRVKSELVRHKLVHSETKPFVCVKCGLAFRQKRYLNNHIKSRHVDLLQMG
- the LOC127066866 gene encoding uncharacterized protein LOC127066866; this translates as MEHDIPSSQASTTIPRVNTSCVEEVPICNCIEDWNNENFENYDLKQNTRNRLVLRTVKNVSKARRKRLRQQERLQFCKDEFLFVRNIEKLRTKNDSRNVTDIGLPIHEHLNLSEIREKFQELNISH
- the LOC127066829 gene encoding zinc finger protein 660-like isoform X1; its protein translation is METGSSVILDTCGDDSVLLQTVKNIVNQNQHNELEPEEEEFFLVTDVENEHHRNIDVTNEDTVCNLNESLEKVSWSGLCRICANVNDHLIPIFEGEGMEHALCNKIHKYLPIHISENDTLPLQLCYHCAATLLAWHELAEGCLNAERRLLEIQTSSQNKQYFQPQSTDESETLPETNISHGTEKVFPSQENEVKSEAYEKEAANDSSRWQPDDNSIIQISTIQLEDSKIERLQYLQCVQCEIVFTDIKCLINHMNAQHSAGMYYCSHCKLAYNGSNKAFEEHLTTHYNTTYVVSKHTQVENQIALMEESNNGEVQKEEEVNTEVSCNEQLLFTCHLCNRSYKKKSELKKHVVLHDELIQAQNRDEAELIHKAKQIINNRISYKCELCKKVIFTKRGFLRHMRVHSGKRPCKCELCGKCYRIEQDLARHIRDVHEGLKKYPCDICGRAFANKGAKDDHRRIHTGERPYACKHCPKTFRTLNSIYIHNRVHTNYKPHKCSYCGKYFRSRQRLNNHETTHTGVKAFSCEICGKSFPVKGEVMRHHATHNQEKPFNCKGCGMKFGQKRYLRNHIKQHHKEESCTLLAELTEKHN
- the LOC127066837 gene encoding origin recognition complex subunit 2 isoform X2, encoding MAENNEKLRRSTRIKLLSKPEEIETIKQNPQNKFKINSTTKEKNLDLSFKEEIEEEIKDIDKDIQKPIELFSENDISGKNIYQFETLKKNTMVQKAYLSRKSFDMQKSPISQVEASEDTDIKNNTINKSINRRKSPSQKEIFSSDSESVSEESEFVPSENETDIESEHESSDYSNSSNNIDFTKQFNLKTRLCKSNLQSKIISTPRRSQAKYKTPCKDYHIKTDEYFENQSQRAVTSNHTLARLRNSQFSRDKLQKLLANQNHITKEHKNLIYSLTEDHCEFFSMWYFIMEEGYTLLLHGLGSKRNLINDFHNQFISEHPTLVIDGFFPSLTIKDILDGIIIDILGLSVPTGTTESIELISKILKKNPKDRLYLLIHNIDGIMLRSNKAQDALSTLARIPNLCIMASIDHINAPLLWDHMKHSKYNFYWWDATTLLPYEAETSYESSLLIQHSGALALSSLQNVFLSLTSNARAIYKLLIQYQLDNSNTSDFSGMAFKDLYRISREGFLDVNYGRNFKHVFGKD
- the LOC127066837 gene encoding origin recognition complex subunit 2 isoform X1, with protein sequence MAENNEKLRRSTRIKLLSKPEEIETIKQNPQNKFKINSTTKEKNLDLSFKEEIEEEIKDIDKDIQKPIELFSENDISGKNIYQFETLKKNTMVQKAYLSRKSFDMQKSPISQVEASEDTDIKNNTINKSINRRKSPSQKEIFSSDSESVSEESEFVPSENETDIESEHESSDYSNSSNNIDFTKQFNLKTRLCKSNLQSKIISTPRRSQAKYKTPCKDYHIKTDEYFENQSQRAVTSNHTLARLRNSQFSRDKLQKLLANQNHITKEHKNLIYSLTEDHCEFFSMWYFIMEEGYTLLLHGLGSKRNLINDFHNQFISEHPTLVIDGFFPSLTIKDILDGIIIDILGLSVPTGTTESIELISKILKKNPKDRLYLLIHNIDGIMLRSNKAQDALSTLARIPNLCIMASIDHINAPLLWDHMKHSKYNFYWWDATTLLPYEAETSYESSLLIQHSGALALSSLQNVFLSLTSNARAIYKLLIQYQLDNSNTSDFSGMAFKDLYRISREGFLVSTDLALRAQLTEFIDHKLVRTKRNKDGTECLIIPLNNNLLKQFLEQHEN